A genomic stretch from Gorilla gorilla gorilla isolate KB3781 chromosome 20, NHGRI_mGorGor1-v2.1_pri, whole genome shotgun sequence includes:
- the LOC101151086 gene encoding sialic acid-binding Ig-like lectin 7 isoform X1, producing MLLLLLLLLLPLLWGRERVEGQKSKRKDYSLTMQSSVTVQEGMCVHVRCSFSYPVDSQTDSDPVHGYWFRAENDISWKAPVATNDPARAVREETRDRFHLLGDPQTKNCTLSIRDARMSDAGRYFFRMEKGNIKWNYKYDQLSVNVTALTHRPNILIPSTLESGCFQNLTCSVPWACEQGTPPMISWMGTSVSPLHPSTTRSSVLTLIPQPQHHGTSLTCQVTLPGAGVTTNRTIQLNVSYPPQNLTVTIFQGEGTASTALGNSSSLSVLEGQSLRLVCAVDSNPPARLSWTWRSLTLYPSQPSNPLVLELQVHLGDEGEFTCRAQNSLGSQHVSLNLSLQHEYTGKMRPVSGVLLGAVGGAGATALVFLSFCVIFIVVRSCRKKSARPAADVGDTGMEDANTIRGSASQGTLTESWADDNPRHYGLAAPSSGEEREVQYAPLSFHKGEPQDLSGQEATNNEYSEIKIPK from the exons atgctgctgctgctgctgctgctgctgctgcccctgctctgggggagggagagggtggaaGGACAGAAGAGTAAACGGAAGGATTACTCGCTGACGATGCAGAGTTCCGTGACCGTGCAAGAGGGCATGTGTGTCCATGTGCGCTGCTCCTTCTCCTACCCAGTGGACAGCCAGACTGACTCTGACCCAGTTCATGGCTACTGGTTCCGGGCAGAGAATGATATAAGCTGGAAGGCTCCAGTGGCCACAAACGACCCAGCTCGGGCAGTGCGGGAGGAAACTCGGGACCGATTCCACCTCCTTGGGGACCCACAGACCAAAAATTGCACCCTGAGCATCAGAGATGCCAGAATGAGTGATGCGGGGAGATACTTCTTTCGTATggagaaaggaaatataaaatggaattataaataTGACCAGCTCTCTGTGAATGTGACAG CCTTgacccacaggcccaacatcCTCATCCCCAGTACCctggagtctggctgcttccagAATCTGACCTGCTCTGTGCCCTGGGCCTGTGAGCAGGGGACGCCCCCTATGATCTCCTGGATGGGGACCTCTGTGTCCCCCCTGCACCCCTCCACCACCCGCTCCTCAGTGCTCACCCTCATCCCACAGCCCCAGCACCACGGCACCAGCCTCACCTGTCAGGTGACCTTGCCTGGGGCCGGCGTGACCACGAACAGGACCATCCAACTCAACGTGTCCT ACCCTCCTCAGAACTTGACTGTGACTATCTTCCAAGGAGAAGGCACAG CATCCACAGCTCTGGGGAACAGCTCATCTCTTTCAGTCCTAGAGGGCCAGTCTCTGCGCTTGGTCTGTGCTGTTGACAGCAATCCCCCTGCCAGGCTGAGCTGGACCTGGAGGAGTCTGACCCTGTACCCCTCACAGCCCTCAAACCCTCTGGTACTGGAGCTGCAAGTGCACCTGGGGGATGAAGGGGAATTCACCTGTCGAGCTCAGAACTCTCTGGGTTCCCAGCACGTTTCCCTGAACCTCTCCCTGCAACACGAGTACACAG GCAAAATGAGGCCTGTATCAGGAGTGTTGCTGGGGGCGGTCGGGGGAGCTGGAGCCACAGCCCTGGTCTTCCTCTCCTTCTGTGTCATCTTCATTGT AGTGAGGTCCTGCAGGAAGAAATCGGCAAGGCCAGCAGCGGACGTGGGAGATACAGGCATGGAGGATGCAAACACCATCAGGGGCTCAGCCTCTCAG GGTACCCTGACTGAGTCCTGGGCAGATGATAACCCCCGACACTATGGCCTGGCTGCCCCCTCCTCAGGGGAGGAAAGAGAGGTCCAGTATGCACCCCTCAGCTTTCATAAGGGGGAGCCTCAGGACCTATCAGGACAAGAGGCCACCAACAATGAGTACTCAGAGATCAAGATCCCCAAGTAA
- the LOC101151086 gene encoding sialic acid-binding Ig-like lectin 7 isoform X2: MLLLLLLLLLPLLWGRERVEGQKSKRKDYSLTMQSSVTVQEGMCVHVRCSFSYPVDSQTDSDPVHGYWFRAENDISWKAPVATNDPARAVREETRDRFHLLGDPQTKNCTLSIRDARMSDAGRYFFRMEKGNIKWNYKYDQLSVNVTDPPQNLTVTIFQGEGTASTALGNSSSLSVLEGQSLRLVCAVDSNPPARLSWTWRSLTLYPSQPSNPLVLELQVHLGDEGEFTCRAQNSLGSQHVSLNLSLQHEYTGKMRPVSGVLLGAVGGAGATALVFLSFCVIFIVVRSCRKKSARPAADVGDTGMEDANTIRGSASQGTLTESWADDNPRHYGLAAPSSGEEREVQYAPLSFHKGEPQDLSGQEATNNEYSEIKIPK, from the exons atgctgctgctgctgctgctgctgctgctgcccctgctctgggggagggagagggtggaaGGACAGAAGAGTAAACGGAAGGATTACTCGCTGACGATGCAGAGTTCCGTGACCGTGCAAGAGGGCATGTGTGTCCATGTGCGCTGCTCCTTCTCCTACCCAGTGGACAGCCAGACTGACTCTGACCCAGTTCATGGCTACTGGTTCCGGGCAGAGAATGATATAAGCTGGAAGGCTCCAGTGGCCACAAACGACCCAGCTCGGGCAGTGCGGGAGGAAACTCGGGACCGATTCCACCTCCTTGGGGACCCACAGACCAAAAATTGCACCCTGAGCATCAGAGATGCCAGAATGAGTGATGCGGGGAGATACTTCTTTCGTATggagaaaggaaatataaaatggaattataaataTGACCAGCTCTCTGTGAATGTGACAG ACCCTCCTCAGAACTTGACTGTGACTATCTTCCAAGGAGAAGGCACAG CATCCACAGCTCTGGGGAACAGCTCATCTCTTTCAGTCCTAGAGGGCCAGTCTCTGCGCTTGGTCTGTGCTGTTGACAGCAATCCCCCTGCCAGGCTGAGCTGGACCTGGAGGAGTCTGACCCTGTACCCCTCACAGCCCTCAAACCCTCTGGTACTGGAGCTGCAAGTGCACCTGGGGGATGAAGGGGAATTCACCTGTCGAGCTCAGAACTCTCTGGGTTCCCAGCACGTTTCCCTGAACCTCTCCCTGCAACACGAGTACACAG GCAAAATGAGGCCTGTATCAGGAGTGTTGCTGGGGGCGGTCGGGGGAGCTGGAGCCACAGCCCTGGTCTTCCTCTCCTTCTGTGTCATCTTCATTGT AGTGAGGTCCTGCAGGAAGAAATCGGCAAGGCCAGCAGCGGACGTGGGAGATACAGGCATGGAGGATGCAAACACCATCAGGGGCTCAGCCTCTCAG GGTACCCTGACTGAGTCCTGGGCAGATGATAACCCCCGACACTATGGCCTGGCTGCCCCCTCCTCAGGGGAGGAAAGAGAGGTCCAGTATGCACCCCTCAGCTTTCATAAGGGGGAGCCTCAGGACCTATCAGGACAAGAGGCCACCAACAATGAGTACTCAGAGATCAAGATCCCCAAGTAA